The Fibrobacter sp. UWR4 sequence CGAACCTATCATCAAGCAGACTGCTCTTGCTGCTTCTCCCGAAGCACTGATGCGTTCTCGCTACACTGCATATGCCAAGCACGAAATTGCATGGTTGAAGGAATCCCTGGAAGCTACTCAGCGTTCCGACTTTGACGAAGCAAGCGTCGAAGCATGGAGCCGCGAATCCGAATGGCTGGGCATCGAAATCAAGCAGACCAAGACCGAAGAAGAAAAGAACATCGGTTGGGTCGAATTCGTTGCAAAGTTCAAGCAGGGCAACATCACCCGCGACCATCACGAACTGGGCGAATTCCACAAGGTTGGCGGCGCATGGTTCTTCTATGACGGCCGAGCAGTCAAGCAGGAAACCATCCGCAAGACTGGTCCGGATGTTGGCCGTAACGATCCGTGCCCCTGCGGTTCCGGCAAGAAGTACAAGAAGTGCTGCGGCGCTGGTAAGTAATTTAAGTGATTAGTGCTAGTGGTTAGTGATTAGTGCGCGCAAAGCGCTTATATCAAGTGGCGCAGCCACGACTATTTAAACTAACCACTGTTTACTGTTCACTAACCACTTTTTCGAAGGAGTATTGCAATGTTCAAAGTTTTCGTTGATGGCGAAGCTGGTACTACCGGTCTTCAGATTTATGATCGTCTTGCAAAGCGTAACGACATCGAAGTTCTGCGCATTTCCCAGGAGCTGCGTAAGGATATCGCCGAACGCCAGCGCTTGATCAATGAATCCGACGTGACCTTCCTGTGTCTGCCAGACGCAGCCGCCATGGAAAGTGCCGCCCTCTGCACCAACCCGGACACCTGCATTATCGATGCATCTACCGCCCACCGTGTAAACCCGGATTGGACCTACGGTATGCCGGAACTTTCTGCAGAACAGCGCGAGGCTATCAGCAAGGCTAAACGCATTGCCAATCCTGGCTGTCACGCCACAGGTTTCATCCTGGGCGTGCATCCCCTTGTTGCAAGCGGAATTCTGCCTAGGTCCGCAAACTTGGCTGCCTACAGCATCACCGGCTATTCTGGCGGTGGCAAGAAACTTATCGCCGAATACGAAGAAGAAGCCGCTCTTAGCCACAAGGCTGGAGAATCCCTCCCCATCATGACTCCGGCACCTTATGCCCTGGCTCTTAGCCACAAGCACATTCCCGAAATGAAGAAGTACTGCGAACTTGAAAATACGCCCTTCTTCAATCCGGTGCTTGGCCCCTACTATAAGGGCATGGCAGTAACGGTTGCCATCTTTGCAAACCAGCTGACCAAGAAGGTGGGCCCTCAGGACCTGACCGATATTTTGAAGGAACACTATGCGGGTTCCAACTTCGTTACGGTTATGCCTTACGAGGCCACACCGGCAGAAACCCCGGCACTGATCAATGGTCGACTGAACCCGACCATCTGCAACAACACAAACAACGCCTGCATCCAGGTTTTCGGCAACGAGAACATCATGCAGGTCACCACCATCATCGACAATCTGGGTAAGGGCGCCAGCGGTGCCGCCATCCAGAACATGAACATCGCCCTG is a genomic window containing:
- a CDS encoding YchJ family protein, which codes for MADLCPCGSGKEYCECCEPIIKQTALAASPEALMRSRYTAYAKHEIAWLKESLEATQRSDFDEASVEAWSRESEWLGIEIKQTKTEEEKNIGWVEFVAKFKQGNITRDHHELGEFHKVGGAWFFYDGRAVKQETIRKTGPDVGRNDPCPCGSGKKYKKCCGAGK
- the argC gene encoding N-acetyl-gamma-glutamyl-phosphate reductase: MFKVFVDGEAGTTGLQIYDRLAKRNDIEVLRISQELRKDIAERQRLINESDVTFLCLPDAAAMESAALCTNPDTCIIDASTAHRVNPDWTYGMPELSAEQREAISKAKRIANPGCHATGFILGVHPLVASGILPRSANLAAYSITGYSGGGKKLIAEYEEEAALSHKAGESLPIMTPAPYALALSHKHIPEMKKYCELENTPFFNPVLGPYYKGMAVTVAIFANQLTKKVGPQDLTDILKEHYAGSNFVTVMPYEATPAETPALINGRLNPTICNNTNNACIQVFGNENIMQVTTIIDNLGKGASGAAIQNMNIALGLEETLGL